taaccactaggctaccacagcttcaagGACGTAGCATAGAGAGCCCTATACCTACTTTCCTCGGATAGAGTATAGGACGAGTAGGTAACGACATCTAAACAATTTTAATCGACCGCGAGCTGTGTCTAATCTCGGCCGTATATCTAGCTTTATTCATGCGAGAGGCATAAATACATAGCTATCAGATAAAATCACGTGACACATCGTCCCTTACTCGCGCTGGGCTCGTAAAAACAAGTTTTCCCATTATTTCTATGCTGACCCGTCGGCTGTCGTTTTGATAAGGGTGACGTCGGGAATAACCGATGTTGATTTCGTTTTGATTTGTTCACACTGAGATAATAGCAGATTCATTGCCTTAAAGTAGGTTTCTACCTTCCGAGATGTAGTTATTGAGTTGAGTTATTGTAATCTGCCTGCCTCCAACCTAAAAGTGTGACCCCTGTAGCTTTCTAGGTTCAAGTAATTCAGTTTGCCCGCAACTGCGTTTGGGTATTAATCTCATTATATGTATAAAACCTTTAATTTTCTAAGTTCATTGTATAGCCCTACCTCTCTACTACCTGCCTGTCAGTcctatcaaaatcggttcagctgtttattaaaacaaattagTTTCAATAAACTTAATTAGTAGATTAGTTTTAACAGACAGACCGGCGGATATAAAGACAGgctgataaaaaaaaatagaaaaagttTTTCAAGAAAAATGTTTAGATGTAAGTAAGGGGCATAGACTACTCCTTaacctagaaaatcaaagagttcccatgggattttgaaaacataaatccacgtggacgaagtcgctggctaATATTAAATTGTAACAAGTTATCActcaaaaaagtacctacttacagtacaACGtattgtcggtttcaacgacagagacaatgctctacaaatctgctacctccttctaaaggtcgatgtacattactttctgccgcgtactgtacctacttacactcAATGCTCAGGTGAGATAGCGGTCAATCGCAAACCTGTCATCTATAAAAAGAGAGTAGCAAATCAAGTTATGTAGTTCCATGTTAGTCCCTATAGGAAGATTCGCGACGGTGCAATGCAAAATACGTGTAATTCAACAAAGCAACAATGGTATGCAGTTCTCTGCTAACGGTATTTGGCTGATGTTATGATCCTTTTTGAAATCACACTGTggctaatagggtcttggagtCTTGGtcttgtagtaataaaatgatgtgatttttagggttccgtacctcaaaaggaaaaacggaacccttataggatcactttgttgtctgtctgtctgtcaagaaacctacagggtacttcccgttgacctagaaacatgaaatttggcaggtaggtagatcttatagctgacatttggggaaaaatctgaaaaccgtgaatttagggttagatcacacaaaaaaaattgtggtcatgaactaataattagtattttcaattttcgaagtaagtaactatatcaagtgggatatcatatgaaaagtcttcacttgtgcattctaaaacagatttttatttatttttatgcatcatagtttttgaattatcttgcaaaatgtcgaagaaatacgactgtagtacggaaccctcaatgcgcgagcctgactcgcacatggccggtttttttgtatagtggtagtttatggggctagaattcattattagggagaataattaaaaaaaacaaccaatttttaaaataccaattCGAAATATTTCTCGAGGAGGTATACCTACCAacattttttggattttcataTTGCATGTTCAgtaacttgttttttttaacattttattaagtaggtatgcccCAACAACGCGGTTGGGATTATATAAAAGtgctaaattttaattttacagcccttatacttagtttattttttaaatggcaATGATacacatacagacggacagatggaaaGATGGACtggatgaaaatattataagggTTCTTAGTTTTACTACAGAACCTATAAAATGTAATGAATTTACTTTATCAGCAAAGAAAAGACATGTAATTTATTTGATTAAGCCAAAATTAGTATCTCGAGTCCCATTCCAAGAGTCTAAGCTAACCTATCTCTAAAAAGatcgtaggtaggtaagtctctCTAAAGTAACTACATTTGTCACCGTGATTGCCACTTTGCTGTATCGAGTAAACTTTCTTTACAAGTCTTTAGTTTGTACAAAGTCGCGAAATGCATAGGTACAATGGAAAATTTTAGATGTGAAAATATCTCCACTCATATTGTGTTAAATAACGATCTTGTTAAGTCgcggtttttctttttattatcctctttaataatgaataattctagtcccataatagggtcttggactgtagtaataaaatgaagtgatagtttatggggctagaatttattattaaagagaataattttaaaaaaatcaagatttttatttatttttagggttccgtacctcaaaaggaaaaacggaacccttataggaacactttgttgtctgtctgtctgtctgtcaagaaacctacagggtaggtacttcccgttgacctagaatcatgaaatttggaaggtaggtagatcttatagctgacatttggggaaaaatctgaaaaccgtgaatttagggttagatcacacaaaaaaaattaaattgtggtcatgaactaataattagtattttcaactttcgaagtgactatatcaagtagggtatcatatgaaaggtctttacctgtacattctaaaacagatttttatttatttttatgcatcatagtttttgaattatcgtgcaaaatgtcgaaaaaatacgactgtagtacggaaccctcattgcgcgagcctgactcgcacttggccggtttttaacatgaacgtcacgctgcacTGTACGAAAgatgaataatgacgtcacaatccgtaaacgacaattttttaacataaaataggGTTAGATAAGGTTGCATGGCAGCGATCTGTATTGTATTCAGCATCCTATAAGgtaatatacttaatacttacatTGCTCACCTCTGTattatacctacaatctacatattatatttatctacctacataattgtGTATCTAATGTTTGTGATATTTCGTTTTTTAATAAGAACAGCAACTACTGAGTTTTTTCGGCTCTTATCAGTAGAATCTTCTTTCCGAAATAGTGGAAGAATGTtgaaatcctaatcctaatatcctaatattcctaatataatttataataatataatattataaatgtgaaagtgtggatgtttgggtgtttggatgtttggatgtttggatatttggatgtttgttactcaattacGCAAAAATAGCAcaacggattttgacgaaatttggaatggagatcgattataccctggattaacacataggctactttttgtcatggaaaatcaaagagttcacgcgggattttgaaaaacgtaaatccacgcggacgaagtcgcgggcatcagctagtaataccaTATAATATCAAAGTGGCATAAGTAATCCTACttgaaacaataaataattaataggtactaCATTTCATATCTCCATCTTCTCGTATTTGTAATTAGCACTGCAGTACTTtctagatctttaactatatccacgtaaaaaatcacgtcgagccgttgctccgttgtggcgtgattgaaggacaaacaaacaaaccaacactctttcgcgtttataatatgagtagtgactTAAGGtagtgctagaagtaggtacctagtacctaccataaCAGTGCAATAGGTGAGATCGTGGTGAGATGAAGaccataaattatatttttattttcatcctTGAGCTTTGGATGGCTTAGTCCAGTAATGAACTAATCGAGTATATATTGCATGTTTGATATTCTACTAGATGTTGCTATGAACACTATTCGCAGATAGAATATAGACGCAATTTCGATTGCCATTTGCCTGGAATTGTTTCAAAGTCCTTTGACATGAAAACTGTTTCGTTTTCGTGTCAAAGGCCTTATGGAATAATTAAGTTTATGCTACATAGAGTAAGATCATAGCACAGAACCAATACTGATAGGATGATCTCATCTATTCGGAGTGTGTTTTAGAGAAATAgcctctatagtctataccgaTTTTTGTAACTGCTGAGACCTATTAAACTATATTTCTCAGTGTTTTTTTAacgttttatataaataatatggtatatttaattttctttatcaTAAGTTTGTATTtcaattaaatacctacataataaaattaagataaatggccaagtaaaaataaaacaaaaacaaataaaaattcgaAATGTTTATATTTCAGTTTTCTTTTGATAGAATTTTCTTTCGcaatatttacaaatatttacaaaaacaaattatattatatacagtctcttattataaaattttaattaacagATTTATTAAATGCATTAAAATTTGTAcacgtttataagtttataactttggcattattataatttaaggtgaaatataatataatattttcatgattaattaataaagttGTCATGTAGGTAGTATTTGAATAGTTTACAACAACCTATCAAGATCCTAtctatttataaattactatcGCAGAAATTAGGAATTGCAtccataaattaatttttatataactaACGTCCTAATGTACATATATAAGTAAATGCAAGTTTATGGCGttccatattataaaaaaatacaattatggAACaacttaacataataattatcactgtGTTTGGACTAATACGCTTAAGCGTCGCAGATTGAGAATTACCTGCGTTGAAGCATACGCTACGCCCAAAGCTGCGCGTGCGGCGGCATTCGGTGCGGGTGTTGATCGCGCATGTGCACGCCGGCCGGCACGCCGAGCCTGTCGGCCAGGCCGTCGCCCAGCAAGGGCGGCAGCTTGCCGGGCGGAGGCGGAGGGGGCGGCGCCGGCGCCCGCCCGGCACCCACCGGCGACACTGACGCGTAAATATTCACTGTCGAACGGTGGTATTGACACTTCCGTAAGTCCGGCATGGCGAACCTTAGTTTTTGCCAAAACTGCCTATCACCCCACTCGACACACGTATTCGCTTTCAAACACAACCTCAACTCCGGATCGATGTCTCTATTCGGCAAGTCgcctaacaatattattatcagtCTTCTTCGTCTCTCTTTTAATACTTCGTGGAGTGCCGTCTTGAATTCAAATCGGCACCATTCGTTGTTGATAAAGTTTTTAGATAGGACTATTATGGTCCTCTTAGATGATTCTACGGCCTCTATAATTGTATCCGCGACGTAGGCCGAGGCGTTAAAGTCTCGGTAATGTAGGCAGAGCCGGAAACTCGGGTCCGTTGATTCTAGGCCGGGCGCTAACATCTGAGCGACGAATGCCTCGTCTTTTACGCTATAACTGATGTAGGCGTCAAATAGCCTATCTTTGTCGGCTTCATCGTCAAATGCGGTGCTTTTATAGCACATTCTGAATCCGCAATGATAGTAAACCCAAACTCGTAGTTCTCGTCTCCAGTAAAATATACCACAGATAAGTACTGAGCTTACAACGAATATAAAAAGTGATATTAGGAGTAATGGAAGATAATCGTTGATAACTTGATTTTCTATTATTGAGGAACTTCCACCAACGTGACTTGTACATATAGTTGAGTTAAAATCGGCCATTAGGGGTCCAACTGCGTTTGTAACATTATCGAATATACAAGTGATTTTATCGGAGTCTTCCACCTTGCCGACATTATTTCTAAACCAATTTCGGAATTTGTGCATATATTGACAGTCGCAAGACCACGGATTGCGAGAGAGGCTTATCTCTACCAAATATGGATTCATCGTGAATTGCCACACAGCAAAACTGTAAATGTTATTGCCTTCTAAGCGCAGTACTTCTAAATGCCGCAGCTCCATGAACGTTCGATTGTCGATATAATGTATTTTATTGTCTTGCAGATGTAATTCACGCAAATTTTCCAAAGGAGATAATTCGAAACCTAACAACTCCTTGATATTGTTCTTTTCTAAGTGCAACACAGTTAAGCGTTTTAGTCCACTAAACGTATTATTATACAATGCATCGATATTTGAGCTATTCgcgtacaatatttttaaatttttacgtcCAATAAAAGCATGACTCGTTAAACCACCAAAATTGTTACCGTCTAAATATAGTTCAGTAGCGTCCATAGGAATAGTGTTGGGTATTTCAGAATAACCAGCAGCAGAACAGTCCACAATATTCGCCGACCACGGTTGGTCGTGATAGCACGTACAGTTCGATGGGCACGTCATTTCACAATCACAAGCGTCAAAATCACAACAATGGCACAACGTAAAGCAGTGCGTTTTATATGTACACAAAAACTGGGATGATTCCGCTTCAATGAGCGGAATATAAGTCCTTTCACGATTGTAGAGTAACTTGCAATATATGCTTTCCAAGTCCATTACTCGAGGGTGTTGTCTTAGATGATCGAGTTTGTTTATGCGCTGTAACCATTCCATTGTACAGTCGCACTGGAAAGGATTTCCACCAATATAAAATTCGGGTAACGGCCGGCCTGGATCAACGGGAGTTAACCGAAGCGCATTGAGATCCATACTAGTTATCTGATTTGCATACAAATCGACTCTCGTTAAATTGGTTTTTCCAACAAAAGTTTGAGCTTCAACTTGCGTAATTTGATTATCATTCAGGAACAGAAGCTCGATACTGCTGGGTATAGAGAAAGtggttatttttaacattttgttgaAACTTGCGTCTAACGTCTGTAGACGAAGTTCTTTATCCAAACGATAGTTGTTGCTCAATTCTTTGATGTTGTTGCCGTGAACATCTAGCCATTGAAGTCCCGCGGGGATCACAGCGTAATCAAACCATGCTATTTGGTTATCTGACACGTTTAACCACAACAGAGAGGGTATATTTACAAAGAGGCCCTGAATATCAGTGAGCTGGTTAGCATCCAATCTTACGGCTTGTAAATTTGATAATGTTTCCAAAGCGTTCATGTCTATGTGTCTTAATTTATTTCGGGCcaagtttaaaatttgtaacGATGGCAGGTCGGAAAATACGTCTTTgcttatattttctattttattgccAATAAGTCGTAATCCATATACATTATGTAGCCCAACAAAGCCTGGTTCTTCCAACGAAGTAATCTGGTTTTCACCAAGATCAAGTGTTCTTAGTAAGCGCATATTTCGCAGCGCAATGGGCACTTTCTTTAAACGATTTCCATTCAAATTCAAATCTTGCAAAGAGGAAGTATTCCGAAATGCTTCGGGATGAAGTTCTTCGAGGTGGTTATTATCTACAGATAGTAGAGATAGTACATATAAACCATTTAAAGCATATGCGTCAATgtgtgatattttattatacgACAAAATCAGCGTATGCAAATTGTTCATTGGTGCGAATGTATCAGCTGCAATGGATTCCAACTGATTATGCTGTACATTTAATATTTGAAGAGTATAGAGATCTTTAAATATTCTGGGGTCAAGCTTTGTCAATCGATTATTGGATAAATTAAGAAGGACCATTCTTATTAGACCCGTGAATGTATTCTCATTGATCCATGTACTCGTTAGGTGGTTATTAGATAAATCCAAAGCTAGCAGTTGGTCTAAATTTGCAAAAAGACTCGGTGAAAGCACGCTTATTGAattattttgtaagtatatttcttTAATAACTGGTCGGCTATCTCTAAATAGATCTTGTGGAAGAGCCACAATTTTATTGTTGGAGAGATCTATAATTTGTAATTGTTTCAATCCTGACAGTCCTTTATCAGCCACCATAGATATTTCATTATCATGGATGTGTAGCTCCTTGAGTCTTCGGAGAGCCATAAAACCATTTTCTGGCATCAGTACAAATTGGTTACTGGAAGCATCTAAAACTTCGATATCCAGGGAACATGAAGAGTGTGGCAAAGATGATGCTGATGGAGAAGGCCCGTCGTGTTCACTGATTAGAGCTTGATGCATAGCTCGTTCTCTAAATCCAAGGTCACTAACATCTTGAAGTCTATTCGAGGACACATTTAAATACACTAAATTAGTAAGTGGGCAAAACAAGTTTTCAGGGAACGaccaaatattattaaaactcaAGTCTAACTTTTCCAACTGTCGAACAGCCGTAAAGCTTTCCGATGCTATCTCTAAACTCATAGCGGCCCACTCGGTGTTTTTCGTTCTGATCGTTAAATTTCGGAGGTCTCTCAATCCGGATAGAACTCCAGGCGGCCATCTTCCAATTTTACAGTTATCCAAAACAAGTTCACGTAGTTTAACCAAATGCGCGAAACTACGATCGTCTAATGAACTTTTGTACATCATTTCTTCATTGCACTCTATACGCAAAGAAGTTGTGTGTTCGGATGGAATGACACTAAAATTTGTAGTATCAAATTCACTGTTTATAGTGCGAAGTTTACATGTGAGTGAAACCTCGTGAGCATCATTTGGTCCTCTTAGCCACCACTGGCAATCATCGGGAGCTTCGTATTTCAGTGGTAACGAGCTCTGATCGGCAACATTAAGTCCGATGACAAACCAAAATATGATCTGGTTAAAGATTGTGTTTCTAGTAGAGTTATGTTGAAGAGCCATATTTAACGAAATTATATATCAAGGAAGAAGGAAAACATAGCACGGGAGGCTCAGTGTCATGTTTTTTCCGTCGGCATTCGTGTTGCGGCCCCTTGCCGGATGTAAAGAATCCATCAATTTATGAACCAATTTCGATATTAGCTCAACAAATAGTCCTATTTATTGCGACACACATGATGTAGAGTATTTTTATTCACAATCTCATTTATGTccttatataataattatgtaaacaaaAATTTGTCACAATTGTCCACACTTTCTTTAAATGTCCAGAAAAACTTTTAACGAATGCTATTTAACTTATAACTTGATTCATAAAATTAATTCACagtcttttttgtttgaaatcgGGTATCTTCATTTCAGATCGCGTATTGATAATCGTATTTTACTGTAACGTTCGTCCGAGCAAAGCGTCGAGTGGCGCGCCCGTGCCTCGACGCTGCGTAGAGTCAACTAAATGTGAGTAGAGCAGAGCAGAGGCATTGCAGTCGCGTAGAATATACGCTCATCTGGAGGGGGTGGGGTGCGGGGTGAGATGAGCCGAGTGGTGGCGAATGTTCACGAGGAgttattacaataaattattttttacggaGCTTTAAGAAATCGGTTGCGCGTATTTCGACCACGGACTTTGAAtgaacgtaggtacctacgatcAGCTGCTTAGGGAACTTTTCTGAAATTCTTGAAATTATTTAGGTATCCAAAATAACAACACGatctttattattatcttacatTGTATAGGtattctattataataattataagagcTTTCTAATTACTGCAATTCAGACATAGTAAATTATATTGgacataaaatgaaaaaataatcattctttgtaaaagtaatattatcatcctaggtaggtacctattgacaGACTAGGtaggaatttatttttatagcaaaGTGAAACTAACTAGACCTGCaaattgaaatataataataattaatcgaaGCAATTTCCacagtttgttttatttataggtaagtaccgatttaattttaaaacggaTGTGATTTTACATCATAAGGCAGGGAAACCTTCTAAGGGAaatattttgcataatattctGCTCTCACGATGCTTAAAGCCATACGAAAGTTTTGTAATTTGAGCATACCGATTTTATTATCTTTGCCTACTTTTATAACACCAAAGTTTGCTAAGTCACTATTTATAATCATTTTTATTGCAGGTAGAGAAACGAATTTTTGGATTAATTAGAGGTAATAACGTACTGACATGAACCTATTACATTTGGTAAAATTCTTAATTTTACCACACTTTTACACTTTTACACCGaggaaaaattattttttgtgtgaaacGTGCATTTATTTTCACATCTGGCTAGATAATAATGCATTTTATTTCTTGCAGTCATTTTTTGaagattatgtacctaattaaaaccTAACTTGtattaaattttgaaatgaGCTAATTTCTATACGGAAAAATTGCAAccaaaacttaaaaaaagtaaCTAAAGAATAAACTGGCTTGACTGACGTCGACTCAATAATGGGATATACTCATAACTTAGGAAAATACTAAAACGCTTATGGATTTAGACAAAATTTTAACGGGATAAAAAATTAAGCTTTCAAATCCTTTCACTTACAATGCGTAGAAATAGAAATTTTACACCAGGTGAGTAAATCTGGGGAAGCAACAAAGGAGCTCCTTTGACGAAGAACGAGATTAAAAATCAACCCTTTTATAATTCGAATGGCGAAATTAAAAAGCAACTATGGTATAAAAGTATTAAGAGCTTAAGGTAACAAAAGAGTTCTGTTCACGCTTCGCAGACCACACTGGTTGTCAGACGACGGAAGATATCATTTTAATCCTTTTAGTTAAGTTGACTATGAAAAGATAGACGTCTTTGCGGCATTGGTGTTTTTCTTTTACCCCGGCTGATGGTTATTCTTGATGGAaaagaattaattttaaagttaaatagGATGATTAATGAGATACTTTGTTGCtgctttttagtttttttagctATAATAGCGTAAACAGTGTCATGACTAGCAAGCTTCAAAGATATAAAAAGTCCAAAGTCTTACTCAGTGgcatttttcataattttagttTTCGTCGCTCTAGAATCTTGAGCTTTTAGTTTAACTATCTTACCATCTAATGACTAGATGGTAAACTAGTTTTAAAATGAAAGGAGTAAGTATCTAAATCATAAAtatcacaaaaacaattaacATAACTTTACCACATTCTCCGAATTGATTTCTACCACTGGTactgccacggtcttgcgccgcctcaagaccgtggcgtgtggaagtcctttcAAGAGACataggtccagcagtggacgtctatcggttgatgatgatgatgatgactggtAGTGCTGGAGACTGGAGAGGCAAACATttctttgacataatattattcattcaAAGAACTCTGTCAATGAAATGTTGAATTAAACTCACTTAACTAAATGTTGAACTCTTtaattctccgggataaaaagtagcctatgtccttctccgggatgtaagctaactctgtaccaaatttcatcaaaatcggttggactgttgggccgtgaaaagctagcacacagacagacacactttcacatttgtaatataAGATGGATTGTTTGAAGAAAAATTCAGATGCACAGTGCACTTAATATAACTATGTGAATCGgtacctattaaaatatacaCAAAAAGTAATATAGTAAAACTTTAGAGAACATCTCAATTTTTATATCTTATCGATTCagcttgtaaatattaaaaaaaagatttatttgtaACAAACCACACTGCTAagtaaaaaacacaaaaaacagTAATATATTTCATATCCAATACGGTTATTGGAAAAATGGCTTTGAAAAGCGTTAAATGTATAATACTCGTATAAATTACTGCCCAATTGCTATTCTTTCCATTAtacgttataatttattatgccAGCGTTAAATTtagttatatattattttaatattaaaattagataGCATATAAtcacatataatatattattatggtatgGGGCTTGATTACCATAACACATGTTTATGTCTTAGGAAACACATCATTCATTCTAAAGAAAGACACAAAAACTGTGATGACGTAATAACAGCTTCAATTTATGTTTTCAGAACACGTGTTACAGTTTGTTGTTTCACAAAACACATCATATTTAACTATCAGCTGTTGAAGAATTTACACTTGAAACTTAAAAAATGTGTGATTGTAAATACTAACTAGTGAAGCCTAGCGCACGTTAAGAATTTATAATGATGTTTTTCAGTTTTAAACATTATTCCTACCAAAATccctattacataatattatgtagatattcgTTTTAGACAAAACTTTATTTTAGCTGCTAGCgataattttcaaaatgtttACGAACTAATAGCTATTATGTATTGGCGAATGCGTAGCACGAAACAAACTAAATAGACCAATTTGtgaccataaattttaaatgacTCAAAATATTCGATCACAAAGCCCCTTTGGGGTGAttaaaattttagaatttttatttttatttagttcatGAAAATTCGTGTcgctttttatttacataagcTAACATTTTTGCAGGTTCTGAAGATTAATAGaattaatttatgtaattatCCTGTTGAATCCACAATGTCATTCTTTTTTTTCCCCACttcggcaaagccaaaaggaaaggTTATGAGTTTATATGACGTATGTATGTACGAATGTTTTTCAAAaggcacaatttttaaaaagaccttttaaaacaaataaatcatttcatttcatttcattaaaaaaaattgtatctatgtgtgttccaccgtagaGCCCAAACTACTGAGCTTATTTTGAGGTATCAATCAATTTGTTATTATAGTCCAGAAGACATAGGCAACAAGTTAtacgaataaaattaatatgacagatgttacatccaaaaaagtagGAAGTCTCTGAATTTTTTAGTTATCGTATCGAGTgagatatcaaatgaaagaggagaaaattctgagttcaaaaatataaatatagtacaATACTAAAATACACCGAGCGACAGAAAAACCATTTTACTTACTATGGGTATTCAACAAGCACATCTATTGATAGTTCTCGGGTAGTAGTCCGGTTTTAGTGCTATCTTTAAgtttaactttatcttgtttctttaatttttaatgaaaatatattatatttgcaTACTTATTGAGTATTGTTATTAATTTTGTACTTCAGACTTTACATTAGATTCCTTTTGATTTTTGATTCCTATAAATTACGTTTCAAATAATTTAGACAAATCCCATTTCATTCCTAGAAATTTAGCTTTAAACAAAATCCGTTTATTTACTGATGTTCTCTATTTTCAAAGATAAAAGCCGCTTTGAGACGTACAATGTtcgtataatattaaaatattttttgcttaTTCTATTTAGAGTTATCGTAATCAACTCTTGGTGCTCGGGGCCATAGAAACGTTACGAATTTGCAGAGCATAAATTCGTTAAGGTGATGAACGAGGCAGATGATTTGTATAAGATTATCTCAATGTTTTATCTAGAACTGCCAAATTTTGTTAAGGTTAGTTTTGGTCACGCACGAAAGTCTGACTCGATTGAGACGTACACGGTACGACTCGAACACAAAATACTGTCAAATAACGTTGACATTGTGGCGAATTCTGTTATACAAAATCTCTGAACgaaactaaaatgacaagtaTAAATCTAGTGCTTCTTTTTTCGCTAGCATTACGAAAGAGACAGAAACACTAAAAGAGTAAAGTTTAAAGATACTGTATAGTAGATAAAACTATATTTACGGGTGAGTAAGTACTACTGTTGAGTAAGTAATCGAAAGGTGTCGGTTTAAATATGTATCCTACTATGATTATCTGTATGTGTGCGATGGTGCCTGATCGCATAGACTAACGTCTAACGTCTTTCATTAAAGCAgtgtacaatacgcggcagaaagtaatgtacatcaacctttagaaggagatagcagatttgtagagcattgtctctctcgttgagaccgacaaaacgtcatataggtacgagtaacagagacaacactctacaaagccgaaatgtcattctaatggccgatgtacattactttctgccgcgtaatgtaaCTACAGCTACCGCGCGTATCACTTGTGTTCCCTGA
The Maniola hyperantus chromosome 11, iAphHyp1.2, whole genome shotgun sequence DNA segment above includes these coding regions:
- the Toll-6 gene encoding toll-like receptor 6, which gives rise to MALQHNSTRNTIFNQIIFWFVIGLNVADQSSLPLKYEAPDDCQWWLRGPNDAHEVSLTCKLRTINSEFDTTNFSVIPSEHTTSLRIECNEEMMYKSSLDDRSFAHLVKLRELVLDNCKIGRWPPGVLSGLRDLRNLTIRTKNTEWAAMSLEIASESFTAVRQLEKLDLSFNNIWSFPENLFCPLTNLVYLNVSSNRLQDVSDLGFRERAMHQALISEHDGPSPSASSLPHSSCSLDIEVLDASSNQFVLMPENGFMALRRLKELHIHDNEISMVADKGLSGLKQLQIIDLSNNKIVALPQDLFRDSRPVIKEIYLQNNSISVLSPSLFANLDQLLALDLSNNHLTSTWINENTFTGLIRMVLLNLSNNRLTKLDPRIFKDLYTLQILNVQHNQLESIAADTFAPMNNLHTLILSYNKISHIDAYALNGLYVLSLLSVDNNHLEELHPEAFRNTSSLQDLNLNGNRLKKVPIALRNMRLLRTLDLGENQITSLEEPGFVGLHNVYGLRLIGNKIENISKDVFSDLPSLQILNLARNKLRHIDMNALETLSNLQAVRLDANQLTDIQGLFVNIPSLLWLNVSDNQIAWFDYAVIPAGLQWLDVHGNNIKELSNNYRLDKELRLQTLDASFNKMLKITTFSIPSSIELLFLNDNQITQVEAQTFVGKTNLTRVDLYANQITSMDLNALRLTPVDPGRPLPEFYIGGNPFQCDCTMEWLQRINKLDHLRQHPRVMDLESIYCKLLYNRERTYIPLIEAESSQFLCTYKTHCFTLCHCCDFDACDCEMTCPSNCTCYHDQPWSANIVDCSAAGYSEIPNTIPMDATELYLDGNNFGGLTSHAFIGRKNLKILYANSSNIDALYNNTFSGLKRLTVLHLEKNNIKELLGFELSPLENLRELHLQDNKIHYIDNRTFMELRHLEVLRLEGNNIYSFAVWQFTMNPYLVEISLSRNPWSCDCQYMHKFRNWFRNNVGKVEDSDKITCIFDNVTNAVGPLMADFNSTICTSHVGGSSSIIENQVINDYLPLLLISLFIFVVSSVLICGIFYWRRELRVWVYYHCGFRMCYKSTAFDDEADKDRLFDAYISYSVKDEAFVAQMLAPGLESTDPSFRLCLHYRDFNASAYVADTIIEAVESSKRTIIVLSKNFINNEWCRFEFKTALHEVLKERRRRLIIILLGDLPNRDIDPELRLCLKANTCVEWGDRQFWQKLRFAMPDLRKCQYHRSTVNIYASVSPVGAGRAPAPPPPPPPGKLPPLLGDGLADRLGVPAGVHMRDQHPHRMPPHAQLWA